In Aliiglaciecola sp. LCG003, a genomic segment contains:
- a CDS encoding YdbH domain-containing protein: protein MTLGQSQSKMLKWIVLPVLIVLLMSWVSYVFRNPIGQFVGSFWLPENTQISCIDYDISVSEGVHINQLCVDQVGLELRIEDAFWRVTDVANLQSSLAISRLHIKHTQDYTTQADSNEDSDIATLVPKTLPSYLPILTIKQAVIESYLLDLPLHLTLKQRTPQELHLGGDLNAEIALEQGKLAAQVSWNIQQIMSMSTTLQQAIEPYSSIVDWPALLASPIVSHLSFDGRQLFSEHQMQMQSPVEYNGCSAQFLADGKLVAEWDVVAQSFRVNLHHLPVKFTQTGCANLTKVILPADLVATVTVPKVIVFQNKLLEVPEVNVVLSNNKDNLQLQILDSTIDTDMNIQTNYSVLLSAQLAGYLDTSYLQQALIELDSKGVIEANAAQWSVRSTQSNLLVEQLQGHDYELASSQGKYNYTVQHSPDKAIAVQLSGNQSVAFLTSELGGSSATMEQGSIDWVLNNPSNEAWHLQLDVVGQKVSSSVANLSQIRSKIEVNLDAGKLAHITGTSVLTGISLDKYTIKKVDVTHAVDMALEPFSVTGKHDFSLNSALTGLVSHQAQSYSIELPPQSVKLLKPWIKQFEPKLDPVSGTFSAKLNNQATSGGVQGRVSLTDVSLGYDDFQVLMLNIDEPFTLDSGSLQLDKAKIRVDEVNVGVPIKNVEAQLSVAGSEFTLNYASGNLLGGAIHIAEMRLDTPIKKTNIDLTGLDLEKLVELHDQPGIKVNGSISGEMPIRVATEVPLIESGKLSSDGPGTLRISKNAAFDSIKAQQSELSLLENVNFDHLSSQVNLSSDGWLDLAFSIEGRNPEKNQAVIFNYGHKQNIFTLLKSMRITNSMQNSIEQRIQQGTLKQGK from the coding sequence ATGACATTGGGTCAGTCGCAATCTAAAATGCTGAAGTGGATTGTATTGCCTGTGTTGATAGTATTGCTGATGAGCTGGGTAAGTTATGTCTTTCGTAATCCAATTGGCCAATTTGTCGGGTCCTTTTGGTTGCCAGAAAATACTCAGATAAGTTGTATAGATTACGATATAAGTGTTTCTGAAGGGGTACACATCAACCAACTTTGCGTTGATCAAGTTGGTTTAGAGCTGAGAATTGAAGACGCATTCTGGCGTGTCACTGATGTAGCGAATTTACAAAGTTCCTTAGCGATATCTCGCTTGCACATCAAGCATACGCAAGATTATACAACCCAAGCCGATAGCAATGAAGATAGTGACATAGCCACTTTAGTACCGAAAACATTACCCTCCTATCTACCGATTTTAACTATAAAGCAAGCGGTTATCGAATCCTATTTACTTGATTTACCGTTGCACTTAACGCTAAAGCAACGCACGCCTCAAGAGCTGCATTTAGGCGGTGACCTTAACGCCGAAATTGCGCTAGAGCAAGGTAAGTTAGCCGCTCAAGTAAGTTGGAATATTCAGCAAATTATGTCTATGAGTACTACACTACAGCAGGCAATTGAACCCTATAGTTCCATAGTCGATTGGCCGGCGCTGCTGGCTAGTCCAATTGTCAGCCATCTTAGTTTTGATGGCAGACAGCTCTTTAGTGAGCACCAAATGCAGATGCAAAGCCCTGTTGAATACAATGGATGTTCTGCTCAATTCCTCGCCGATGGAAAATTGGTGGCTGAATGGGATGTGGTGGCGCAAAGCTTTCGTGTAAATTTGCACCATTTGCCAGTCAAGTTTACTCAAACAGGTTGCGCAAATTTAACCAAAGTCATACTCCCGGCTGATTTGGTCGCTACCGTGACTGTCCCTAAAGTTATTGTGTTTCAAAATAAGCTATTAGAAGTACCCGAAGTGAATGTTGTGCTATCAAATAACAAAGACAATTTGCAGTTGCAAATACTTGACAGCACTATTGATACTGACATGAATATTCAGACTAATTACTCAGTTTTGCTCAGTGCACAGCTAGCCGGGTACCTAGACACTTCGTATCTCCAGCAAGCCCTTATTGAATTAGATTCCAAAGGTGTGATTGAGGCAAACGCAGCTCAGTGGAGTGTGCGTTCAACTCAAAGTAATTTGCTTGTTGAACAGCTACAAGGTCACGATTATGAGCTTGCCAGTAGTCAGGGCAAGTACAACTATACTGTGCAGCATAGTCCTGATAAAGCGATAGCGGTACAGTTAAGCGGTAACCAGTCAGTTGCTTTCTTAACCAGCGAGCTGGGTGGTTCTAGCGCCACGATGGAGCAAGGCAGTATAGATTGGGTGTTAAACAATCCGTCAAATGAAGCGTGGCATTTACAGCTCGATGTTGTGGGGCAGAAGGTCTCTAGTTCTGTTGCAAACTTGAGCCAGATAAGGTCAAAAATTGAAGTCAATCTGGATGCTGGAAAGCTAGCGCATATAACCGGTACTTCTGTATTGACAGGGATATCGTTAGACAAATACACAATAAAAAAAGTTGATGTGACACATGCAGTTGATATGGCGCTGGAGCCATTTTCTGTAACGGGTAAGCATGACTTTAGCCTTAATTCAGCGCTGACGGGGTTGGTTAGTCATCAAGCACAAAGCTATAGTATTGAATTGCCACCACAGAGCGTTAAGCTTCTCAAGCCCTGGATAAAGCAATTCGAACCTAAGCTTGATCCTGTATCAGGCACCTTTAGTGCTAAATTAAACAATCAAGCCACATCCGGTGGCGTACAGGGTAGGGTAAGTCTGACTGATGTGAGTCTAGGCTATGATGACTTTCAAGTTCTGATGTTGAATATAGATGAGCCTTTTACCCTTGATTCAGGTTCGCTTCAGCTAGATAAAGCTAAGATTAGAGTCGATGAAGTCAATGTAGGCGTGCCAATTAAAAATGTTGAAGCACAATTGAGTGTGGCAGGCAGCGAATTTACCCTCAACTATGCTAGCGGAAACTTACTTGGTGGTGCAATTCACATTGCCGAAATGAGACTTGACACACCAATTAAAAAAACCAATATAGATCTGACAGGGTTAGACCTAGAGAAGTTAGTTGAATTGCATGATCAGCCTGGTATTAAGGTCAATGGTTCCATCTCGGGAGAGATGCCAATTAGAGTCGCCACAGAAGTGCCGTTGATTGAATCTGGCAAGCTAAGTAGTGATGGGCCTGGCACATTGCGGATCAGTAAAAATGCCGCCTTCGATTCAATTAAAGCGCAACAGAGTGAGTTATCACTATTGGAAAATGTAAATTTTGATCATCTTTCCAGTCAAGTGAATTTAAGCTCAGATGGCTGGCTCGACCTTGCCTTTAGTATAGAGGGGCGCAACCCGGAAAAAAATCAAGCAGTGATATTTAATTATGGCCATAAGCAAAACATATTCACATTGTTAAAATCGATGCGGATCACAAATTCGATGCAAAACTCAATCGAACAGCGCATACAACAAGGCACTTTGAAACAAGGAAAATGA
- a CDS encoding YnbE family lipoprotein has protein sequence MLLISACTHKVQVETKEPITININVKIDHEIRVKVDKELDDIFSQDSELF, from the coding sequence ATGCTGTTGATTTCAGCTTGTACTCACAAGGTACAGGTGGAGACCAAGGAGCCCATTACCATTAATATTAATGTCAAAATCGATCATGAAATTCGTGTCAAAGTAGACAAAGAATTAGATGATATTTTTAGTCAAGATAGTGAATTATTTTAG